The DNA segment GCCCAGGCAGAGGGGATAAGTACATACCAAATACTCCATGGTCGACGGCAACGTGCGCGTCAAGCCGCTGATTAAGCGGGTGGCGGAGATGAAATATGCTGGCGGTAGTGGGACGGTGGATTACTTATTTCTCTTCTAGTATCCGCAATATTTCTGAAAGACCATTATCTCGTGCATAACTCAGAGCTGTTATACCGCGGCCGTTTGGAATGTTTGGATCGGCACCGTATTCAAGTAGCAATCGAACGTTCTCCGAATTTTTCCACATTACCGCATGCAAGATCGGAGTATTTCCTCCAACATCTTTTGTGTTAATAAGTCTTTTTCCATCGTATTCTTCGAGCAACATCTTTAGCGTACCGGTTTTAGCAGTTGCCGACCAGTGAACAATAGTACCATCCCAGAACCCCTTGGAATCTATCCTGGCTCCAGTATCGAGCAATATTTTGACTATTTTCGGGTCTTCGACATCTGCAGATATCGTAAGTGCATTATGTTCGGATGACTCTGACCTTGCGTCAAAATCTATGCCTTTCTCTACAAAGGCTCTAACTAGTCGTTCGTCGGGAAACTGCAAGAGTACCCAGTCAAAAATTGGATCTGAGTAGCCTTTCAGAAATTCTACTCTCTCATTTACGTCAGCCCCCAAATTGATAATTTTGTGGGTTATATCATGTTTCTCTAAACGGATGGCGTTAACTAGGGGGCTAAATCCATTAGACAATTTATTGGGTAAGTTCTTGTTGCTGATAATTTTCAGAAGCTCTGTTTCGACTTCGACCTTCTTGAAACACCCGTTTAGCAAATGAAGGTCATAGAATGTTTCGCATTTGCGAGAGTCCAAGATATAAAAATATACAGCCGGTGAGAGTCCAACAAGCGTAATGAATATTGAGATATACAATTTTTTCATTTCGTCTGCTTCTTATTTTTTCTATAGCGTTTTTATTTACTTTTCGATAAATTCAG comes from the Gammaproteobacteria bacterium genome and includes:
- a CDS encoding ankyrin repeat domain-containing protein — protein: MKKLYISIFITLVGLSPAVYFYILDSRKCETFYDLHLLNGCFKKVEVETELLKIISNKNLPNKLSNGFSPLVNAIRLEKHDITHKIINLGADVNERVEFLKGYSDPIFDWVLLQFPDERLVRAFVEKGIDFDARSESSEHNALTISADVEDPKIVKILLDTGARIDSKGFWDGTIVHWSATAKTGTLKMLLEEYDGKRLINTKDVGGNTPILHAVMWKNSENVRLLLEYGADPNIPNGRGITALSYARDNGLSEILRILEEK